cacatcctaaatctacccaaatacaagtaaaatgcattttgtcaaaggattagtcaattacataaaatagtgacatatattcctaacaaatgaatcacatatgtcctaatagtgttgaaaataaagaacacaacaatatgataacctaggaaaactaaactggtaaaaaacctggggaagatttaacctagctatcctcaaggtaaactgaatctactatgaaagaattgaaatttacacaatagcgacttagaccactaacatcctattgttacctcgagtaggaaacttactaccatgatcacatgacagctccgagtccacagactacttctttcttggattcacagcaagtacaagcactcctgcttgtgtatctttaagctcttgaaaacAGCAGCTGAATTGATTACCAAgctcttgacatcaatcttgagattggaaaccctaagtgtgtatgaaggcaaacacctctagatctcacaagagattcacacacacacacacacagcataaaaaGCAACACTAagacgtggctagggttttcctaAGACAACActtaaaaccctacacgtcaaacgagCCTGGGCtaggttggaaattttgtagaaaaaacaatctgcacaactttcgatcgatcgagtctaattttcgatcgatcaagtcaggcagatttacacaataaatcctaCAGTAACTCGATTCGAActttaaataaaaacacatactttaagcaagtctaaacaagactaaaaacgttttgatcatggtttgctaacattacaaaatgaagttctaatacattagttcataattccttagaacctcacacaattgattgatgatatcaATATATAATACAGCTTTTCTACTCACACTATCCTTTTGCGTATAATCAACAATAATACAAATTTATTCTGGTTCAATGGTTAAGTCcaaagtattattatttttaaaaaatctctaACTTTGAAGATTTTTTTGAATGGCCTACCAGAGGTTCCTTCCATCAGATTTTGGATGCGAAGAGGACAGGGTAACCCCTCTTCCCCTTTTTCAAGATTTTctagataaaaagaaaaagatcagGAGGGTCATAGAAGAAATTGGGATCCCTTACACAATTGTTTCTGCAAATTGCTTTGGtgcttattttgttaatatcTTGCTTCGTCCACACGAGAAACAAGATGATATTGTAGTATATGGAAGTGGTAAAGCAAAGGGTATGCCtataattaaatttctttttctcaatcatttttaaaattcaataagCATTTGTTGTTCTTTAATTTATATGCAGTAATCaccttttttttgtgaaatttctaATGTATGTTTAGCGGTGCTAAATTATGAAGAAGATGTCGCACTCTACACTATCAAAGTGGCCAATGACCCTAGAACATGCAACCATATTGTCATTTATCGGCCCTTTAAAAACATCGTGTCACAACTCGAATTGATATCACTTTGGGAGAAGAAGAGTACTAATCGGAGTTTCAATAGGGTTTATGTCCCTGAAGAAGAATGGGTTCGGCTTTCTAAGAGTATGTAAGAATTGACTATGCaaggcaaacaaatatttttactaaattATCAATTACAATAAATCTCGAGACACATTCAATTTCACAATATGCTAAAGTGGTCGATTATGAGCGGTCAACACTATCTACATACCACTTTTTATATTGACCTATcattttttctccaccactTTCAATTGACCAAATTAATCAGCAAAAGTGTGAAAATAGATGTATTTGCAATATTGTTGAATTAATTAAGCTCTATGCTCTCCATATGTATCATATGTCAGTTTTACttctaaatatataataatttatttatttaactaagAACTATTATTTTGTAGGCAGCCACACCAGCTCCAAATAACATTCCAGTGTCTATCCTTCACAGCATATTTGTAAAGGGTGAGTTGATGAACTTTGAGCTGGGGGAGGACGACATTGAGGCTTCGAGGCTTTATCCAGATCTTGAATACACAACAATCGATCAACTTCTTGATATTTTTCTTGTTAATCCCCCGAAGCCCACAATTGCTGCAATTGAATGAGTGAAAGGCCAGTGAGATATGGAATAAGTAGTTATTGGCAGTTGTTGAACACAAATAGTGCACTTTGTCCACCTGTATTTCGTGTTTCAGCATAATgacttttaaataaaatttgctgaatattttctatttctaattTTCCATATAACCTCTTTTCAggacttttaatatatatatatatatatatatttatttatttatttatgtcttGCCCAACCAAACTCAGGCCTAGCTAATACAATAAATGAATTGTACTACACAATATTAGGCCTCCAAGCTCAAAAAGACCAAAGAACTACACTAAACAGTATTGGATATTTCTAACCAATTacctaattaatttatttgagattttttactttacttttattggactagctcaaaattttcaattgtcaattctaaattttgaaagctaattctaaaatttcagggGGCTGCAGGTGAATAAATTTTTATgtggtttataatttttttactatttctaatGGGAATGGCCACCTTTTGCATTGCCATTGTTTTGAGGTGGGATAGAATATTAGATGTATTTTACTACTCTTAATGAGTGGTTTTTACACTAATAaggtaaatgaaaaagaaaggggaaaGGTAATagaatatgtataaaaataataattattcacatttcttttttctttgctgaATGTTtgattcacattttttttttttataatctttttgagaaataatttcAATCTATGACGTTCACTCTTaatgattaatttgtttttatcattAAGTCAAGACActtattagtttttttagtGTAGATAAAAATTAAACTCACAAATATCTTATTTGACGATAAGagattcctaaaaaaaaaaaaaagggaacccACAAATTGATTCACATATCTAAAAAACAGCAATACAACATTATGCATGGTTCacaacatatttcaaaaaaagcCAAATTGTTGATGAGATACAAGCCAAAAAGTTACCCATTATAACTAAATTATAGTCCATGTGTATTCACACCCAAAATTAAAGTAtaattggagttttttttttttttttttttttttaatttaagaaactAACACACAAGCacataaagaaaagagaaagaatttcTAACACAAGGGCAACACAAGGAAAATTTTAGCCACAACAACACTTataactcaaaataataaatcaagtTGTATTTAGAGATTCTAGCGGAGCCATGTTGGGACAAGGGGGGCTATGGCCCTCCagaatttgtcaaaaaaaattattagatatatatattagtataatAATTATCCCTgccaatttaatttttataagaatgCAAAAGAACTGGCCATCCCATTTCTggattttattttcataaatttcattACTAAGCTTTCATGAAAGGAATAAAATTAGACACAATATTTCTACAACAACTTTACAACAACCCTAGATATCAAGATGTTAGTGTTAAGTAAAAAGGTTATATCAGCGGTGGACTTATATGAGAATCAATAACATATTGCCACTTAAGttttgttgagattttttttttggtgaaaatgtTGTCACTGTAACACTACtcagaaaatgaaagaaaactaaaaaatttctaattttttctccattttttattgaaaaacttATTTCGCTTACTCTGGCCTGGCCTTTTGGATTCGACAGCAGAAAGATCTCTTTTTCATTCTCAAAGGTTTACCGCACACGCCATCAGATCTCTTCTTCATTCTCAATGGTTTTACAGCGCACAACCAAATCCAAGCCTAAAGAGCATTAATTGACATCAACtcgtacaattttttttttttttttgtctattttagcattaaaatctactttttctattttacctaattatttttcaaaaacattcacatcaaattatctattttacactacatttcattaaaatattatttatatattaatttttaatatctgtgtgtgtgtgtaagtaAAGAAGTATTAAAAAATGGATTTGCATGTGAatagtaaccgtgtatatttaTACAGTTACTATAAGGGACAGACCCAGAACTTAGAGTTAGGGGGGATGACTTTACAACTGGTTGTGTGTAGTGACTTTGACCTTCAACTCTGTTGCTGCTTAATTGTTggaggttttatttatttatttaatttttttttgtgtgcattGCTGggtaagaaaaaattattttgtttaaaattttttaaagggtcaAGTTGTTTGTTTTAGGTAAAATTATTGACTaggcctaatttttttttttagttttactattggtaatttttgttgttggactaatttttttggacttgtatattttgttttagattttagatttataaatcttttttatggtctttaaaatgaggaaaatgttagagttacaaacatttttacaaattgctgatgtgatGAGTAGTTAtgagtaagtaaaaaaataacataagtGTTGAGCCCAAatgcgaaccaataagaattcGCTATtttaacagtttgtaaaaatattgtaaaaaaatttgtgactataataatactcttaaaagaatcaatgatgtTGTTAAATGAGCaaaggtttgtaattttataaaacaaaattactaaaactaGTAACCATGGCTCCGTCCATGGTTACTGTAGTAGCAAATATTAAATagcaatgtaaatttacacactTTTAGATTGACTAAGTGTCCGTTTGGAAGTagtttatttaactttttgctgagaaatttttgttaaaagtgtactaaagtatacttgtactgtgaaaaaatttgaaaaaatgcgggaaaaagtgaaattttaaaaagtttctcATACTCATTATGGTGGAGTGGAGATCACTATGTCCACTTCTCAAAGTACTGATACACATGCTCGTTCAGTTCTCCTTGTCTCAATTGAACATATATAGTTCCTTTAATGAATTATTGATGCTGCTGCTGcgtatgtgagagagagagagagagagagagagagagagggggggggggggggggggtggggggagaaTATTACTTGGACAATGGTGACACCCATGGACTGCAAATCCTTGTGTAGGTCTATTTTGGAAGAAGTTGTTTGTGGGGTTATAGGACGAGTATACACGTACGTTGGATGGCCTAGGAAGATGCTTGCCTTCACCATGAACTTTCCTTTTACTCTCCCTCTCTACCTTCCACCCATTCCTACATCACCTCACACGCACACGTTGCTATATTTATAGGCCTGTCTATGAAGCTGCGAGGGATTAGGATACTTCAaagtttttagtaaaattatACGGTAGAGTTCTTAAATATTATACGTTCATTTCGAAATGAATCAATTGAATTTtatcatcaataatttaaataaataaataaaaagtgactcaaatttttaataatattttaaatattgataATATATAATGAAATCCAATCCACTCAGATCAAAATATATTTGATAGAATTTTAAGAACTTTATGGTAGAGTTACCTtaagaactctctctctctctctccttgaaTGTCTTCATTGGAAGCACTAGAAAATGCCAATCTGTtgaactaccaaaaaaaaaaaaggaattgagATTTTATCCTTTGGGGCCAAAGTATGAATCAAAACAATTAACCatttaggaaaaaataaatatactaaaatttaaaactaaattaatataggaaaaataaaactcacatctattcaatatttgaaaaatatgaacaaaagaaaagatactaaaaaaaaactagttgtCAATTCGTTTTGAactcaattatttataatctattaaaaaaaaacttatttccattttttaaatcttaaaaaaataatttataattgattctTCACTAAATTTCACTCCAAGTTCTCTATCAATGTacaaaatcaatatataaacaagttGATATAAGATATTGATTTTCCAATCCTTACCAGCCATGCACAATTCAGAAATATATAGATAggaaaaaatgatattgaaatTTCTAGTTCAAAAAGCAAATTGGAAGGATGATTAagtcatatataatatattaaagtggAATCTCAATTAAGAATCCAAATAAGATTTTTGCACTCTAATTTCATACCAATTATCTTTTTAGTTGACCTATAATTTAATGCCAAGTGTCATTCTAATTTAATGACAagtatttttttccccaatgtAATTTCAAGCCAAGTGTTATTCCAATTATACTCTAACTAGCATGTAACCCGTGCTACTACACAGGAATGGTTAATTGTAGTGATGCTAttggtcattttttgtttttttgggtttatcacatggaggatataattagataaaacaatgaaaaaaatattgcattttattatttaagtgatgctattggtgtgtgtatatattttttggtttatcaCACGGAGGATGGCATTAGATaaaacaatgaataaaaaaacaaaatattgcattttattatttaagtcgaactacaatgaaaaaaatatattaaaaagaccTATTAACCGACTTAAACATTTCAAGGTCGATTGAGCATCTTTTGCACATAACCACAAATTCTTCATGACCATAAGGGTAAGGTTCATCATGCTTCAAATGTCCCACAATCCATAATCATTCCTTTTGGCAAACCATTAAGGAAACAATAACCaacaaaaacatttttcttaaaaaaaaaaaaccctttctAGATCTCCTATGAAATGTTTTATTACAGCAAAAATTAACGAATTTATTGAA
This DNA window, taken from Quercus robur chromosome 2, dhQueRobu3.1, whole genome shotgun sequence, encodes the following:
- the LOC126705347 gene encoding eugenol synthase 1-like, producing the protein MQGELNEHEKIVSVLREVDIVISTLPCPQVLDQLKIIDAIKVAGNIKRFLPSDFGCEEDRVTPLPLFQDFLDKKKKIRRVIEEIGIPYTIVSANCFGAYFVNILLRPHEKQDDIVVYGSGKAKAVLNYEEDVALYTIKVANDPRTCNHIVIYRPFKNIVSQLELISLWEKKSTNRSFNRVYVPEEEWVRLSKTTPAPNNIPVSILHSIFVKGELMNFELGEDDIEASRLYPDLEYTTIDQLLDIFLVNPPKPTIAAIE